One region of Oryza sativa Japonica Group chromosome 5, ASM3414082v1 genomic DNA includes:
- the LOC9272357 gene encoding putative E3 ubiquitin-protein ligase RING1a, with amino-acid sequence MPAQKRPAPEAASAPAGGDGHVEGGGAGGGGGADEDAHRGGERSPKVMNGGGPEKEKERRDADSDAEEEEEEAGGGGGGGGADEDRDSPSSESDGDMDEFILVKLMDIRKEVQCPICLGIIRKTRTVMECLHRFCRDCIDKSMRLGNNECPACRTHCASRRSLRDDPNYDALILALYPDIDKYEEEELAFSEEERTRNKKIQASIAETFRRQSEALVKKRSVAKATGSTITRRTRGNMRAKRRGRTSSPDIVATDNEDEDRDENGNEGSKESSSVDDRSPDVRQKRVRRWPVPRSSPAKSIGGIDSSFEDIDDLGSGRDIMSTSPLRGEMLAWGKNGTRSQTRHGNSGGSSGRMAKGGRVTKLVEYLRNTDEFDNKFNLYLVLLPLNGQSMPKLEKPYLSCQPTFSVRHLCQFVALQLSRHAKEVEIFIRKNPNNGCFASIDTSADEIKLNHDALERLEEEKSLSELYPSLASGHGDLELLYSLKAEV; translated from the exons atGCCCGCGCAGAAGCGGCCGGCaccggaggcggcgtcggctcCAGCGGGGGGAGACGGGCACGTGGAAGGAGGaggtgctggtggtggtggtggcgcggacGAGGACGCCCACCGCGGCGGGGAGCGCTCCCCGAAGGTGATGAACGGTGGCGGgccggagaaggagaaggagcggCGGGACGCTG ATTCTGatgcggaggaagaggaggaggaggccggcggcggcggtggtggtggaggggccGACGAAGACCGCGACAGCCCGTCTTCGGAGAGCGACGGCGACATGGACGA GTTTATACTAGTGAAATTAATGGATATACGGAAAGAAGTGCAGTGCCCTATATGCTTAG GCATTATCCGGAAGACAAGGACAGTTATGGAgtgtttgcaccggttttgtagGGATTGCATAGATAAATCCATGCGACTAGG AAATAATGAATGCCCAGCATGCCGCACCCATTGTGCAAGTAGACGTTCTTTGAGGGATGATCCTAATTATGATGCTTTAATTTTGGCTTTGTATCCAGATATTGACAAGTACGAGGAAGAG GAACTTGCTTTCAGCGAAGAGGAGAGGACTCGCAACAAAAAG ATCCAAGCATCCATCGCTGAAACATTTCGAAGACAATCAGAAGCACTCGTGAAGAAGCGTTCCGTTGCAAAAGCAACAGGTTCAACTATTACGAGAAGGACCAGGGGTAATATGCGCGCAAAAAGGAGGGGACGAACTAGTTCCCCTGATATTGTTGCAACTGACAATGAGGATGAGGATAGAGATGAAAATGGCAATGAGGGCAGCAAAGAGTCGTCTTCTGTTGATGACCGTTCCCCAGATGTAAGGCAGAAAAGAGTTCGGAGGTGGCCCGTGCCACGATCATCCCCTGCTAAGAGCATTGGGGGTATTGATAGTAGCTTTGAGGATATTGATGACTTAGGAAGTGGCAGAGATATCATGAGTACTTCTCCACTACGCGGAGAGATGCTTGCCTGGGGAAAAAATGGCACCCGCAGTCAAACCCGGCATGGCAATTCTGGTGGTTCCAGTGGAAGGATGGCAAAGGGTGGTCGTGTTACCAAGTTGGTTGAATACCTACGTAATACCGATGAATTCGATAATAAG TTCAACTTATATCTTGTTCTACTTCCACTTAATGGACAAAGCATGCCTAAATTGGAGAAGCCCTATCTCAGTTGCCAACCGACATTCTCTGTTCGCCATCTTTGCCAG TTTGTTGCTCTCCAATTGTCTCGCCATGCGAAAGAAGTGGAGATATTCATCAGGAAGAACCCCAACAATGGATGCTTTGCATCCATAGATACTAGTGCAGATGAGATAAAACTGAATCATGACGCCTTAGAAAGATTGGAGGAAGAGAAATCTCTTTCAGAGCTGTACCCTTCACTTGCCTCTGGCCATGGGGATCTG GAATTATTATATTCCCTGAAAGCAGAAGTGTAG
- the LOC4339210 gene encoding zinc finger CCCH domain-containing protein 36 encodes MAGGGRGAGLPAAGEAAKAGRVGVGTTKRARDPSPNSKDPNGFVGVIAAEKKPALQLHGDEKYQKKAGNDPVPPTIDDTSKTGGLHLHGGHVSQSPPDSNALSSQRFGSSSPGGDMKNKTRKRTCTFYAQGRCKNGKSCTFLHEGEVSGSDNQVYGNHGGTGEGSEIQHPSSSKEHQFKNSAGSSQHEIYRTLVHAYGEDNRGLTHPVVKHSCHMLKASHGFKIGGSLTANPTNEVVQLPVVQEKNHEPYFMGHQISLGTNNCLNDMGAYSRLRLDGGKLQFEVAKGDSPRDSHLSRSYLEKNPLKPDYRYQPFDSTISLDPHQYSKKLSAYGGATENLPHKHQEEKSSSHVSYSLNSYTGFRKQGHDSSDFFLVNQSLRATSHHGTLPLHQLTPDKDASHHKGADFDKGGTSRSTLHVSSSSQPVVASAGKLSPIKDEVWITSVPFVPSFNFPDFPGSTSPSKSQYDPLVDSIDPPKVESLNNLKTSNISCSISSQHVDTNVIRGGSLEKPLTFADKLARNVSAKGSNDFGLISYDRGHSSSLDGDNRVKTCERKNDASLNNEKSDFRFHLVEHVKELVKPIWKEGNLSKEAHKLIVKKSVDKIFASLEPNQMPETEKAITTYITASAPKIEKLVKAYVDRYRTS; translated from the exons atggcgggcggcgggcggggcgccgggctgccggcggcgggcgaggccgCGAAGGCCGGGCGGGTGGGCGTGGGGACGACGAAGAGGGCCAGGGACCCGTCGCCCAACTCCAAGGATCCCAACG GTTTTGTTGGAGTGATTGCTGCTGAGAAGAAACCAGCACTGCAGCTTCATGGCGATGAAAAATATCAGAAGAAAGCTGGGAATGATCCTGTACCTCCTACCATTGATGATACATCCAAAACTGGAGGTCTTCATTTGCATGGTGGTCATGTATCACAAAGCCCACCTGATTCTAATGCTTTGAG TTCGCAACGATTTGGGAGTTCATCTCCTGGTGGAGATATGAAGAACAAAACCAGAAAGCGTACCTGTACCTTTTATGCTCAAGGGCGATGCAAGAATGGGAAGAGTTGCACTTTTCTTCATGAAGGGGAGGTATCTGGTTCTGATAACCAGGTTTATGGAAATCATGGAG GCACTGGAGAAGGATCTGAAATACAACATCCATCCAGCTCAAAAGAGCACCAGTTCAAAAATTCAGCGGGGTCATCCCAACATGAGATATATAGGACCCTTGTTCATGCATATGGTGAAGATAATAGGGGGTTGACACATCCCGTTGTTAAACATAGTTGTCACATGCTAAAGGCTTCGCATGGTTTCAAAATTGGTGGTTCATTGACTGCAAATCCTACTAATGAGGTGGTTCAGCTTCCAGTAGTTCAAGAGAAGAATCATGAACCTTATTTCATGggacatcaaattagtttggGCACTAACAACTGTTTGAATGACATGGGTGCCTATTCTAGATTGCGCCTAGATGGAGGAAAGCTGCAGTTTGAAGTGGCCAAGGGTGACAGTCCAAGGGATTCACATCTATCAAGATCTTACCTTGAAAAGAACCCCTTAAAGCCTGATTATCGGTATCAACCGTTTGACTCAACTATTTCATTAGATCCTCACCAATATAGCAAGAAGTTGTCAGCTTATGGTGGAGCAACAGAGAATCTTCCTCACAAACATCAGGAAGAAAAAAGTTCAAGCCATGTCTCATACAGTTTGAATAGTTATACAGGATTCAGAAAGCAAGGTCATGACAGCTCTGATTTTTTCTTGGTTAATCAGTCTCTCCGAGCAACTTCTCACCATGGAACCCTGCCTCTTCATCAATTAACACCTGATAAGGATGCCAGTCACCATAAAGGTGCTGATTTTGACAAGGGTGGTACCTCTAGGTCTACATTACATGTGAGCAGTTCATCTCAACCTGTGGTAGCATCGGCTGGGAAACTTTCCCCAATCAAGGATGAGGTTTGGATAACTTCAGTGCCTTTTGTaccttcttttaattttcctgATTTTCCTGGCAGTACATCACCTTCAAAAAGTCAGTATGACCCACTTGTCGACAGTATCGACCCTcccaaagttgaaagtttaaataaTCTGAAGACCTCAAACATATCCTGCAGCATTTCAAGCCAACATGTAGATACGAATGTTATAAGAGGGGGAAGTCTTGAAAAACCATTGACTTTTGCTGACAAGTTGGCAAGGAATGTATCTGCTAAAGGATCAAATGATTTTGGTTTGATTTCATATGATAGGGGACACAGCTCTAGCCTGGATGGTGATAATAGGGTGAAAACCTGTGAAAGGAAAAATGATGCATCACTTAACAATGAGAAATCAGACTTTCGTTTTCATTTGGTGGAGCATGTAAAGGAGCTGGTGAAACCAATCTGGAAGGAAGGCAATTTGAGTAAAGAGGCTCATAAACTGATTGTGAAAAAATCTGTTGATAAGATTTTTGCTTCACTTGAGCCAAATCAGATGCCAGAGACTGAGAAGGCGATAACTACTTATATAACAGCCTCTGCACCAAAGATAGAAAAACTTGTGAAG GCATATGTTGATCGTTATCGCACATCATGA
- the LOC9268339 gene encoding uncharacterized protein, whose amino-acid sequence MLPLVRPGRAAPLLRRLRRRLLLLSSPQTPSPSSSPYSVSSSKVSPLLLLLSARPSPSRAGDRGAWRGVSSCGATRAVDVGDEAASSSGSPAAAGSDLSSPYLSVRIRCRKEDAEVLSESLLCFGATSVTVDDIAAAGNLDEITITSIFAHGEDVGSCVSSAASSAGLEYNPVYESSVGKQCDWVTVVQETYESTKVIDGLWVIPKWRTPPDPQAINIIINPGLAFGTGEHPTTKLCLLLLRETVKGGERFLDYGTGTGVLGIAALKMGAALSNGIDIDPQAVTSACENMMLNGIDSNKMLVYLVPTNAQSACFPSNIDKSEENRPTGNLELKSSKGSYDIVAANILLNPLLELVEDIVGYAKSGGIVAVSGILSEQVPKVEEAYSRYLENISVSEIDGWACLRGNRRA is encoded by the exons ATGCTGCCGCTGGTGCgccccggccgcgccgcccctctcctccgccgcctccgccgccgcctcctcctcctctcgtcgCCCCAAACCCCgtcgccttcctcctctccgtACAGCGTCAGCAGCAGCAAAGtctcgcctctcctcctcctcctctcggctCGCCCCTCGCCGTCCCGCGCCGGCGATCGCGGCGCCTGGCGAGGAGTGAGCTCGTGCGGCGCCACCCGCGCGGTCGACGTCGGGGAcgaggcggcgtcgtcgtcgggctCCCCCGCGGCCGCCGGCTCCGACCTCTCCTCGCCCTACCTCTCCGTCCGCATCCGCTGCCGCAAGGAGGACGCT GAAGTGCTCTCTGAGTCCCTCTTGTGCTTTGGTGCTACCTCCGTCACCGTGGATGACATTGCCGCTGCCGGAAATCTCGATGAG ATCACCATTACCTCCATTTTTGCTCATGGGGAAGATGTGGGCTCGTGCGTATCGAGTGCTGCAAGCTCAGCTGGATTGGAGTACAATCCGGTGTATGAAAGCTCTGTAGGAAAGCAATGTGATTGGGTGACGGTTGTGCAG GAAACCTACGAGTCCACAAAAGTCATTGATGGTCTTTGGGTAATTCCTAAATGGAGAACTCCCCCA GATCCACAGGCTATCAATATAATCATCAATCCAGGTCTGGCTTTTGGGACTGGGGAGCATCCCACAACTAAACTGTGCCTTCTGCTTCTACGGGAAACAGTTAAAGGGGGTGAACGTTTCTTGGACTATGGAACAGGCACCGGAGTTTTGGGAATTGCAGCTCTGAAG ATGGGTGCGGCACTGTCCAATGGGATAGACATAGACCCTCAAGCTGTAACCTCTGCTTGTGAAAATATGATGTTGAATGGTATAGATTCCAACAAAATGCTTGTTTACTTGGTACCAACTAATGCTCAGTCTGCATGCTTTCCAAGTAATATTGACAAATCAGAAGAGAACAGGCCCACTGGTAACCTTGAGTTGAAGTCGTCAAAAGGATCATATGACATTGTTGCCGCAAATATACTCCTGAATCCCCTGCTGGAGCTGGTTGAGGACATTGTTGGTTATGCAAAATCTGGTGGAATAGTTGCTGTCTCAGGGATATTAAGTGAACAG GTGCCGAAAGTTGAAGAAGCTTACTCCAGATACTTGGAGAACATCTCAGTGTCAGAAATTGATGGATGGGCCTGCCTTCGGGGAAACAGGAGAGCATAG